A region of the Longimicrobium sp. genome:
CATGCGCCAGCCGATCCGCTTCCTGGGCGAGAACGCGCGCCTCCCCGTCTCGTGCATCCCCAACGCCGGGATCCCGCACAACGACGGCGGCGTGGCCGTGTACCCGCTGGAGCCCGTCCCCTTCGCCGAGCAGCTCGCCGAGTTCGTGAACGAGCACGGCGTGCGCGTCGTGGGCGGGTGCTGCGGCACGACGCCCGAGCACATCCGCGAGCTGGTGGCGCGCGTGGGCGGCGCGAAGCCGCGGGTGAGCGAGGCCGCGTTCGTGCCGCGCCTCTCCTCCGGCATCCGCGCGACGGACCTGATCCAGGAGCCGGCGCCGACGATGATCGGCGAGCGGGTCAACTCGCAGGGGAGCCGCAAGGTCAAGCGCCTCCTGCTGGGCGACGACTACGACGGCATCCTGGACGTGGCCCGCGACCAGACGGAGAGCGGCGCGCACGTGCTGGACGTGTGCGTGGCGCTGACGGAGCGCGCCGACGAGGACGACCAGATGCGCACCGTCGTCAAGCTCCTCTCGCAGGGCGTGGACGCGCCGCTGTGCATCGACTCCACGGAGGCGCCGGTGATCGAGGCGGCGCTGAAGCAGTCGCCGGGGCGCGCCATCGTCAACTCCATCAACCTGGAGAACGGGCGCGAGCGGTGCGACGCGGTGCTGCCGTCGGTGGCGGCGCACGGGGCGGCGGTGATCGCGCTGACCATCGACCGCGACCTGGGCGGGATGTGCAAGACGCGCGAGACGAAGCTGGAGGCCGCGCGCAAGATCCACGCGATCGCCGTGGGCGAGTACGGGCTGCACCCCAGCGACCTGATCTTCGACGCGCTGACCTTTACCCTCGCCACCGGCGACGAGGAGTTCCGCAAATCGGCGGCGGAGACCATCGAGGGGATCAGGGCGATCAAGGAGGCGCTCCCGGGCGTGCTGACCACGCTGGGCGTGTCGAACGTGTCGTTCGGGCTGTCGCCGGCGGCGCGCGGGGTGCTCAACTCCGTCTTCCTGCACCACTGCGTGCAGGCGGGGCTGGATACGGCCATCATCAACCCCGCGCACGTCAAGCCGTACTTCGAGATCCCGGACGCGGAGCGCAGGCTGGCCGACGACCTGATCTTCGACCGGCGCACCGCGGAGCACGACCCGCTGGCGGCGTTCATCGCCTTCTACGAGAACAGCACGGTCGAGCAGGAGTCCAGCGTCGATCCCACGGCGGGGATGGAGCCGGAGGAGGCGCTGCACTGGAAGATCCTGCACCGCAAAAAGGAAGGGATCGAGGAGTGGATCGACCGTGCGGTGGAGAAGTTCGGCGCGGTGCCGGTGCTCAACGACGTCCTGCTTCCCGCGATGAAGGAGGTGGGCGACAAGTTCGGCGCGGGCGAGCTGATCCTTCCCTTCGTGCTGCAGAGCGCGGAGGCGATGAAGCGCGCCGTGGCGCGGCTGGAGAACTACCTGGAGAAGGCGGAGGGGCAGACGAAGGGAAAGGTGGTGCTTGCAACCGTGTACGGCGACGTGCACGACATCGGCAAGAGCCTGGTGAACACCATCCTGACCAACAACGGCTACACCGTGTACGACCTCGGCAAGCAGGTACCGGTCAACACCATCATCGAGAAGGCGCAGGAGGTGGGCGCGGACGCCATCGGCCTTTCCGCGCTCCTGGTGAGCACATCGAAGCAGATGCCGCTGTGCGCGCAGGAGCTGCACAAGCGCGGCCTTCGCTATCCGCTGCTGGTGGGCGGCGCGGCGATCAACCCGTCGTTCGTGCGCGGCGCGGCGCTGGTGGAGGATGGCAAGCCCTTCCCGGCCGGGATGTTCTACTGCAAGGACGCCTTCGAGGGGCTGTCGACGATGGACAGCCTGATGGCCGAGAACGGCGAGCAGTTCATCGTCGAGCACAACGAGGAGATGCTGCGCCGCTCCGCCGCCTACAACGCGGCGAAGGAGGCGGCGAAGGGGAAGCGTCCCGCATCGCGCGAGAACCCCGCCGTGGGCGCGGCCGACGTTCCCACGCCGCCGTTCTGGGGGTGGAAGGTGCTGCAGAACCTGCCCGTGGACGACGTGGTGGAGTGCATCGACCGCAACACGCTGTACCGGATGCAGTGGGGCGCCCGCAACCTCAAGGGCGATGAGTGGGAGCGCCTGGTGCGCGAGGACTTCGAGCCGCGCCTCGTGCGCTACGCGCTGGAGGCGCGCACGCAGGGGTGGCTCCGCCCGCGCGCCATCTACGGCTACTTCCCCGCCGGCCGCGACGGCGACGCGGTGGTCGTGTTCGACCCCAAGGACCGGACGCGCGAGGTGGGCCGCTTCGGCTTTCCGCGCCAGGAGGACCGCGAGGAGCTGTGCCTTGCGGACTACTTCCGCCCCCTGAACGGCGAAGGCCCACAGGACGTCCTCCCGCTCCAGGTAGTTACGAGCGGCGACCGCGCGGCGGACTTCATCGAGCGCAAGACGAAAGGTGGGGACTACAGCGAGGGCTACTACCTGCACGGCTTCAGCGTGCAGACCGCCGAGGGCGCGGCCGAGCTCGTGAACCGCCGCATCCGCCAGGAGCTGGGGATCGGCGAGCCGCGGGGCCTGCGCTACTCGTGGGGCTACCCGGCCTGCCCCGACGTGGAGCAGCACGAGCTCCTCTTCAAGCTCCTGCCGGTCAAGGAGTCGATCGGCGTCGGCCTCACCGCCGGCTTCCAGCTCGACCCGGAGCAGTCGACGGCGGCGCTGGTCGTGCACCATCCGGCGGCGAAGTACTTCTCAACGGGATGACGGGATGGGGGATGGGGGATGAGGGACACCGGGTGCAGTTCATCCCTTCATCCCTCATCCCTTCATCCCTGCAGTTCTGGCATTCCGCCTGCACCTGGCACCGATACCCGTAGCACGCCACCCCACAGCCCCGCGCCCACGCGCGAGGAGGTCGCAATCGCAAAGGCAAACTACAGCGTGGATCGCGCGCTGAAGACGAACCGGGGGCGCTCCCGGATGGTGAGCGCGGCCATCATCGCGCTGGGGGTGCTGATACTTGCGGGCGTGCTCCTCTTTCGCGACCGCGGGCGAGAGCGCGCCGCCGGCAGCGTGCGCGTGGGCGACGACTCCACGAGCGTGGCGGCGCGGCTGGGCAAGAACCCGCAGCGCTGCACCGAGAACGACCTTGGGCACCTGGCCGACGCCTTCCCCGCGAACACCCCGCGCCCCACCGTCGAGGAGACGCTGGGCGGGCTCCACGGCCGCACCACGACGCGCTGGGTCTACGCCAACAAGGAGCGCACCGGCCCCTGCCGCGCCCGCCGCGGCGACACGGAGGTCGGCTTCGATCGTGAGGGCAGGGTGCTTTGGGCGGTTCCGGTATTCGGGACCACGCCGATTGTGATGTAAACGGAAGTGCTAAGTGCTGAGTCCTAAGTGCTGTAACCGCAGTTACTCAGCACTTGGCACTTAGGACTTGGCACTATCCCCGCTGAAACTCAAAGACGGACCGAACCACGCCCATGCCCGACTTCCGCGAGCTCCTGGCCGACGGCCGCCCACACCTCTTCGACGGGGCGATGGGGACGATGCTGTACGCCAAGGGGGTGTACATCAACCGCTGCTACGACGAGCTGTGCACCAGCCAGCCCGACCTGGTGGCGGACGTGCACCGCGCCTACGTCAAGGCGGGCGCCGAGATCCTGGAGACGAACACCTACGGCGCCAACCGCGCCAAGCTGGCGCGCTACGGCCTGGAGGACCGCACGGCCGAGATCAACGCCTGCGCCGGCAGCCTCGCCCGCCGCGCCGCCGGCGACCGCGTCTTCGTCGCCGGCGCCATGGGGCCGCTCGGGATGCGCATCGAGCCGTTCGGCCCGACCTCGGCCGACGAGGCGCGCTCCATCTTTCGCGAGCAGGCGGAGGGGCTCGCCGAGGGCGGAGTGGACCTCTTCGTCCTGGAGACGTTCGCGGACCTGGAGGAGATCCACCAGGCGATCCTGGCGGTGCGGGAAGTCTGCGACCTCCCCGTGGTGGCGCACATGACGATCCGCGAGGACGGGCGCACCCCCTTCGGCACCGAGGCCGCCACGCTCGCCGAGCGGCTGGCCGGGTGGGGGGCGGAGGTGGTGGGGCTCAACTGCAGCGTGGGCCCCAGCGCCATGCTCGCCGCCACCGACGAGATGCTCGCCGCCACCGAGCGGCCGCTCATCATGCAGCCCAACGCCGGCCTCCCGCGCGACGTGGACGGGCGCACCATCTACATGGCGTCGCCGGAGTACATGGCCACGTACACGGCGCGCCTCATCCGCAAAGGCGTGCGCTTCGTGGGCGGCTGCTGCGGCACCACACCCGAGCACATTGCCAGCATGGCGGGCGCGCTGCGCATGCTGGCCCCGGCGCAGTCCACGCGCGTTCACGCCGCCGCGCACGAGCCCGACAGCCGCGCCGTGGAGCCGGTGCCGCTGGCCGAGCGCTCGGAATGGGGCCGCAAGCTGGCCGCGGGCGAGTTCCTGACCACGGTGGAGATCGTCCCGCCGCGCGGCGTGAATCCGGCGCCGATGCTGGACGGCGTGCGCCTCCTGAAGGCGGCGGGCGTGGACGGCGTCAACGTGCCGGACGGCCCGCGCGCGCAGTCGCGGATGGGCGCGCTGGCCACGGCGCTCCTCATCCAGCAGCAGGTGGGTATGGAGGCGGTGGTCCACTACGCCTGCCGCGACCGCAATCTGCTGGGGATGCTCTCGGACCTGCTGGGGGCGCAGGCGCTTGGGCTGCGCAACATGCTCTTCGTCACGGGCGACCCGCCCAAGATGGGGCCGTACCCCGACGCCACGGCCGTCTTCGACATCGACGCGATCGGCCTCACCAACCTCGCCGCGCGCCTCAACCGCGGCCTCGACCCCGGCGGCAACGTCCTGGGCGACGCCACCTCCTTCGTCCTGGGCGTGGGCGTCAACCCCGGCGCGGAGGACCTGGAGCACGAGCTGCGGCGCTTCTACTGGAAGGTGGAGGCGGGGGCGGAGTACGCCATCACGCAGCCCGTCTTCGACCTGCGCCAGCTGGAGTCGTTCGTGGCGCGCATCGAGAAGGAGGGGATCCGCATTCCGATCATCGCCGGGATCTGGCCGCTGGTCTCCGCGCGCAACGCCGAGTTTCTCGCCAACGAGGTCCCCGGCGTCGTCGTCCCGCCCGAGGTCATGGAGCGCATGCGCCGCGCGAGCGACCTCGGCAAGGACGCCGCGGTGGAGGAGGGCACCCTGATCGCGCAGGAGATGCTGCGGGATTCGCTCCCGATCATCCAGGGGGTGCAGGTGAGCGCACCGTTCGGCCGCGTGCCGCTCGCGCTCCGGGTGTTCGAGGCGATCCCCGGGTGGCGCGGGGCGGCGGAGGCGCTGGCGGTGTCGGCGTAGAGGGCCCCCTCCCCCGCTCGTCACCTCGCGGCCCCTCCCCCAATAACTACCTGGGGGAGGGGCGTTTGCGTGCATGGGTGCGGGGCGGCGGGTTCGTCGCGGAGAGGGGCACGGGCAGCCACGCGGGGCGGCCCTACGAGGTTGCGGCGCTGGGAACGGACAGCGGAGCGAGGTCGGGCACGGGCGTGATGAATCACGCCCCTACCACGGATGCCGTGGCAGGGGCGTATTTTCCTGGCCCCCGCTCTCGATAACAGAGGGCGGAGCCCTCTCCTGTTATCGGGAGAGGGGGCAGGCGAGTGTAACGAGCCGGGGGTGAGGGCCTACCGCCGCGAGATGCGGTCGACCAGCACGTCCAGGTTGTGGTTGATGCGCAGGCCGTGCACGCCGTCCGTGGCGCTCATCTGGGTGCGCGGGAACTGCGCGACGCGCGCGCCGTTCACGATGAGCGTCACCGCCGTCGCGTTCACCGCGACGGAGACGAGGTTGCTCGCGCGGCCGTTGCGGTCCTGCTTGCGGATCGCGGCGTGCTCCGTCCAGTCGCGGATGTCGTGCACCTCGCTGCCCGCGCGGTGCTTCACGGCGTACTTGCCGTCGCCGCGAATCAGGAAGTAGAAGTACTCCACCGTCCCGGTCTCCAGGTTGCGCCCGCCGTAGAAGATGCCGTACGCCTCCGGGTGCGTGGGCGCCTTGCGCTG
Encoded here:
- the metH gene encoding methionine synthase encodes the protein MQQLRPPYLAALDQRVLVFDGAMGTSVQRYNLTPEDFGGERLEGCNDYLVISKPNVIEEIHASFMEAGADVLETDTFRSNRITLREYGLQERVREINVAAASLARRVADRFSTPEKPRFVAGSIGPSGFLPSASDPTLGNITFDELAPVFQEQAAALIEGGVDVLLVETSQDILEVKAAIFGCRAAIREASRPVALQVQVTLDTSGRMLLGTDIGAAMVTLESLRVDVVGLNCSTGPEHMRQPIRFLGENARLPVSCIPNAGIPHNDGGVAVYPLEPVPFAEQLAEFVNEHGVRVVGGCCGTTPEHIRELVARVGGAKPRVSEAAFVPRLSSGIRATDLIQEPAPTMIGERVNSQGSRKVKRLLLGDDYDGILDVARDQTESGAHVLDVCVALTERADEDDQMRTVVKLLSQGVDAPLCIDSTEAPVIEAALKQSPGRAIVNSINLENGRERCDAVLPSVAAHGAAVIALTIDRDLGGMCKTRETKLEAARKIHAIAVGEYGLHPSDLIFDALTFTLATGDEEFRKSAAETIEGIRAIKEALPGVLTTLGVSNVSFGLSPAARGVLNSVFLHHCVQAGLDTAIINPAHVKPYFEIPDAERRLADDLIFDRRTAEHDPLAAFIAFYENSTVEQESSVDPTAGMEPEEALHWKILHRKKEGIEEWIDRAVEKFGAVPVLNDVLLPAMKEVGDKFGAGELILPFVLQSAEAMKRAVARLENYLEKAEGQTKGKVVLATVYGDVHDIGKSLVNTILTNNGYTVYDLGKQVPVNTIIEKAQEVGADAIGLSALLVSTSKQMPLCAQELHKRGLRYPLLVGGAAINPSFVRGAALVEDGKPFPAGMFYCKDAFEGLSTMDSLMAENGEQFIVEHNEEMLRRSAAYNAAKEAAKGKRPASRENPAVGAADVPTPPFWGWKVLQNLPVDDVVECIDRNTLYRMQWGARNLKGDEWERLVREDFEPRLVRYALEARTQGWLRPRAIYGYFPAGRDGDAVVVFDPKDRTREVGRFGFPRQEDREELCLADYFRPLNGEGPQDVLPLQVVTSGDRAADFIERKTKGGDYSEGYYLHGFSVQTAEGAAELVNRRIRQELGIGEPRGLRYSWGYPACPDVEQHELLFKLLPVKESIGVGLTAGFQLDPEQSTAALVVHHPAAKYFSTG
- a CDS encoding bifunctional homocysteine S-methyltransferase/methylenetetrahydrofolate reductase, with the protein product MPDFRELLADGRPHLFDGAMGTMLYAKGVYINRCYDELCTSQPDLVADVHRAYVKAGAEILETNTYGANRAKLARYGLEDRTAEINACAGSLARRAAGDRVFVAGAMGPLGMRIEPFGPTSADEARSIFREQAEGLAEGGVDLFVLETFADLEEIHQAILAVREVCDLPVVAHMTIREDGRTPFGTEAATLAERLAGWGAEVVGLNCSVGPSAMLAATDEMLAATERPLIMQPNAGLPRDVDGRTIYMASPEYMATYTARLIRKGVRFVGGCCGTTPEHIASMAGALRMLAPAQSTRVHAAAHEPDSRAVEPVPLAERSEWGRKLAAGEFLTTVEIVPPRGVNPAPMLDGVRLLKAAGVDGVNVPDGPRAQSRMGALATALLIQQQVGMEAVVHYACRDRNLLGMLSDLLGAQALGLRNMLFVTGDPPKMGPYPDATAVFDIDAIGLTNLAARLNRGLDPGGNVLGDATSFVLGVGVNPGAEDLEHELRRFYWKVEAGAEYAITQPVFDLRQLESFVARIEKEGIRIPIIAGIWPLVSARNAEFLANEVPGVVVPPEVMERMRRASDLGKDAAVEEGTLIAQEMLRDSLPIIQGVQVSAPFGRVPLALRVFEAIPGWRGAAEALAVSA